A genomic stretch from Photobacterium atrarenae includes:
- a CDS encoding multidrug efflux RND transporter permease subunit, which yields MWLSDVSVKRPVVAVVLSLLLCIFGMVSFNKLSVREMPDVENPVISVSTRYTGASASIMESRVTTVLEDQLSGISGIERITSTTRNGSSRISIEFEMGWDLTEGVSDVRDAVSRARRSLPDEANEPVVSKDNGSGEVAVYVNLISSVMDRSQLTDYAERVLVDRFNLINGISSVDLYGALYRVMYIKLKPDQMAGRGVTTKDIVNALNDENVELPGGVVRNDTTTMSVRTARLYRNADDFRYLTVRKAADGTPIYLKDVAEVAIGAQNENATFKNNGVANLSLGMVTMTDANPLDVADAVYQEVERMQRFLPEGTSLYVDYDSTVFIDRSIQEVYSTLMITGALVVLVLYIFIGQARATLIPAITVPVSLISAFMVAYFLGFSINLLTLMALILAIGLVVDDAIVVVENIYHHIERGEPPLLAAFKGTREVGFAVVATTAVLVMVFLPISFMDGMVGPLFTEFAVLLAFAVIFSSLVALTLSPVLGSKLLKANVKPSRFNLAVDRFFARLEAGYRTWVSAAVRYRYGAPLIVLAFVGLSAWMMQSVPSQLTPQEDRGVIFAFVKGAEGTSYNRMVGNVEEVERRLLPMVGNGVIKSLSIQTPAFGGRASDQTGFVIMPLENWEKRSVSAEEALGEVRQALQGIPDIRVWAFMPGFGGGSSEPVQFVLNGADYQELFHWASQLQSLAEESPMMEGADLDYAETTPELVVSVNRQRAAELGIPVADIAETLEIMLGGRSETTFVDRGEEYDVYLRGDENSFNNATDLSQIYVRTNAGQLITLESVASVEEVASAQRLSHNRKQKSITLSANLMPGYTLGEALDYLDEQALDMLPSDIVIDYAGESKDYRENQSSILLVFGLALLVAYLVLAAQFESFINPMVVMLTVPMGAFGGLAGMLLLDQSMNIYSQIGMIMLIGMVTKNGILIVEFANQLRDKGVAFEQAIVDAAERRLRPILMTAFTTLFGSVPLILSSGAGAESRIAVGTVVFFGMAFATLVTLVVIPAMYRLMSAGTHSPGYVAEQLEKALHLDRNQSPQASPDALG from the coding sequence ATGTGGTTATCGGATGTTTCGGTGAAGCGGCCGGTGGTGGCCGTGGTGCTCAGTCTGTTGCTGTGTATTTTCGGCATGGTGTCGTTCAACAAACTCTCGGTCCGTGAGATGCCGGATGTGGAAAACCCGGTGATCAGTGTCAGTACCCGTTATACCGGTGCGTCAGCCTCGATTATGGAAAGCCGGGTGACAACTGTGCTCGAAGATCAGCTGTCGGGGATCAGCGGCATTGAGCGGATCACCTCGACCACGCGTAACGGCTCGTCGCGAATTTCCATCGAATTTGAAATGGGGTGGGATCTGACCGAAGGGGTCAGCGATGTCCGGGATGCCGTGTCAAGGGCTCGTCGCAGCTTGCCGGATGAGGCAAATGAGCCGGTGGTGTCGAAAGACAACGGTTCGGGTGAAGTGGCGGTGTATGTCAACCTGATCTCCAGTGTGATGGACCGCTCCCAGCTGACGGATTATGCCGAGCGGGTGCTGGTGGATCGCTTCAACCTGATCAACGGGATCAGCTCGGTGGACTTGTACGGTGCACTCTATCGGGTGATGTACATCAAGCTCAAGCCGGATCAAATGGCCGGACGGGGCGTGACCACCAAAGATATTGTCAATGCCCTGAATGACGAAAATGTTGAGTTGCCGGGCGGGGTGGTGCGCAATGATACCACCACCATGTCGGTGCGCACCGCACGGCTGTATCGCAACGCGGATGATTTTCGGTACCTGACGGTGCGCAAAGCCGCGGACGGCACGCCGATCTATCTCAAAGACGTGGCCGAGGTTGCCATCGGGGCCCAGAACGAAAATGCGACCTTCAAAAACAACGGGGTGGCGAACCTGAGCCTGGGGATGGTCACCATGACCGATGCCAACCCGCTGGATGTCGCCGATGCAGTTTATCAGGAAGTCGAGCGCATGCAGCGCTTCCTGCCGGAGGGGACCTCCCTCTATGTGGATTATGACTCGACGGTGTTTATCGACCGGTCGATCCAGGAAGTCTACAGCACCCTGATGATCACCGGTGCCCTGGTGGTGCTGGTACTGTATATCTTCATTGGTCAGGCCCGGGCAACATTGATCCCAGCCATTACCGTGCCGGTCTCCCTGATCTCCGCCTTTATGGTGGCCTATTTCCTCGGTTTTTCGATCAACCTGTTGACTCTGATGGCGCTGATCCTGGCTATTGGCCTGGTGGTCGATGATGCCATCGTCGTGGTTGAGAACATCTATCACCATATTGAGCGGGGAGAGCCGCCATTGCTGGCGGCTTTTAAAGGCACCCGGGAAGTCGGATTTGCCGTTGTGGCGACCACCGCTGTGTTGGTGATGGTGTTTTTGCCAATCTCCTTTATGGACGGCATGGTCGGCCCGCTGTTTACTGAATTTGCGGTGTTGCTGGCGTTTGCGGTGATTTTCTCCTCGCTGGTGGCGCTGACGCTCAGTCCGGTGCTGGGCAGCAAGCTGCTTAAAGCGAATGTGAAGCCCAGCCGGTTTAATCTGGCGGTCGATCGGTTTTTCGCTCGATTGGAAGCCGGATATCGCACCTGGGTCAGCGCGGCGGTGCGCTACCGTTACGGGGCGCCGCTGATTGTGCTGGCGTTTGTCGGTTTGAGCGCCTGGATGATGCAGTCTGTGCCATCGCAGCTGACACCGCAGGAAGATCGCGGGGTAATTTTTGCTTTTGTCAAAGGCGCAGAAGGCACCAGTTATAACCGCATGGTGGGCAATGTCGAAGAAGTCGAGCGCAGGCTGCTGCCGATGGTCGGTAACGGTGTGATCAAATCCCTGTCGATCCAGACGCCGGCATTCGGTGGCCGGGCCAGCGATCAGACAGGTTTTGTCATCATGCCGCTGGAGAACTGGGAAAAACGGAGCGTGAGTGCAGAAGAAGCGCTGGGCGAGGTGCGCCAGGCGCTGCAGGGGATCCCGGATATCCGGGTCTGGGCGTTTATGCCGGGGTTCGGCGGTGGCTCCTCGGAGCCGGTGCAGTTCGTGCTCAATGGCGCAGACTATCAGGAGCTGTTCCACTGGGCAAGCCAGCTACAAAGCCTGGCTGAAGAGAGCCCGATGATGGAAGGGGCTGATCTGGATTATGCCGAAACGACACCAGAGCTGGTGGTTTCAGTGAACCGTCAGCGGGCCGCTGAGCTGGGGATCCCGGTGGCCGATATTGCCGAAACGCTGGAGATCATGCTGGGCGGGCGGTCGGAAACCACTTTTGTTGATCGCGGCGAAGAGTACGATGTGTATTTGCGAGGGGATGAAAACAGCTTTAATAACGCTACAGACTTGAGCCAGATCTATGTGCGGACTAACGCCGGGCAGTTGATCACCCTGGAATCGGTCGCCAGCGTGGAGGAAGTGGCCTCGGCACAGCGGCTGAGCCATAACCGTAAGCAAAAGTCGATCACCCTGTCGGCCAACCTGATGCCGGGCTATACCCTGGGTGAAGCGCTCGATTACCTTGATGAGCAGGCGCTGGATATGTTGCCGAGCGATATCGTGATTGATTATGCCGGTGAATCGAAAGACTACCGCGAGAATCAGAGCAGTATCCTGCTGGTCTTCGGCCTGGCCCTGTTGGTGGCCTATCTGGTGCTGGCGGCGCAGTTCGAAAGCTTTATTAACCCGATGGTGGTGATGCTGACGGTGCCGATGGGGGCTTTCGGCGGGTTGGCCGGGATGTTGCTGCTGGATCAGAGTATGAACATCTACAGCCAGATCGGGATGATCATGCTGATCGGGATGGTGACCAAGAATGGGATCCTGATTGTTGAGTTTGCCAACCAGTTGCGCGACAAGGGGGTTGCTTTTGAGCAGGCGATTGTCGATGCGGCTGAGCGGCGCCTGCGACCGATCCTGATGACCGCCTTCACCACCTTGTTCGGCTCGGTGCCGCTGATCCTTTCCAGCGGCGCCGGGGCGGAAAGCCGGATTGCGGTCGGGACCGTGGTGTTCTTCGGCATGGCCTTTGCCACCTTGGTGACCCTGGTGGTGATCCCGGCGATGTACCGCCTGATGTCGGCCGGGACCCATTCCCCGGGTTATGTGGCTGAGCAACTGGAGAAAGCACTGCACCTGGACAGGAACCAATCGCCTCAGGCAAGCCCGGACGCACTGGGTTAA
- a CDS encoding ABC transporter permease: MLDLKGYEWSLAEGAWITLQVALLSLALAMILGMLGALAKLSPYRWARAIATVYTTVIRGIPDLVLMMLIFFGGQMLLNDSLYNLNEWLNNFFASSDPNHEWTEYLPDYVEVSPFVAGILTIGFIFGAYMAETFRGAILAVDKGELEAGKAYGMSSVLSFRRILLPQMIRHALPGFGNNWLVLLKTTALVSIIGLDDMVRKGALAAGTTQMPFTFYMSVAVIFLVFTSCSTSVLKWVERKFSIHTR, from the coding sequence TTGTTGGACTTAAAAGGATATGAATGGTCATTGGCGGAAGGGGCATGGATCACTCTGCAGGTTGCCTTGCTGTCGCTGGCCCTGGCCATGATTCTGGGGATGTTGGGCGCCCTGGCGAAACTTTCACCCTACCGCTGGGCACGGGCGATTGCCACTGTCTATACCACAGTGATCCGCGGGATCCCGGATCTGGTTCTGATGATGTTGATTTTTTTCGGTGGCCAGATGCTGCTGAACGACAGCCTCTATAACCTTAATGAGTGGTTAAACAATTTCTTCGCGTCATCTGATCCCAATCATGAATGGACCGAATACCTACCGGATTATGTCGAAGTCAGCCCGTTTGTGGCCGGTATTCTGACGATTGGCTTTATTTTCGGAGCCTATATGGCAGAGACCTTCCGCGGGGCCATTTTGGCTGTCGATAAAGGCGAGCTGGAGGCCGGAAAGGCTTACGGGATGAGCAGTGTGCTCTCTTTCCGGCGTATTTTGCTGCCGCAGATGATCCGCCACGCACTGCCAGGCTTTGGCAACAACTGGCTGGTCCTGTTGAAAACCACGGCGCTGGTGTCAATTATCGGCCTCGATGACATGGTGCGCAAAGGGGCGTTAGCTGCTGGGACCACGCAGATGCCGTTCACGTTTTATATGAGCGTTGCGGTAATTTTCCTGGTGTTTACCTCATGCTCGACCTCCGTGTTGAAGTGGGTCGAACGCAAGTTCAGTATTCATACGAGGTAA
- a CDS encoding glutathione S-transferase family protein — protein MGKLVKGVWQDVWYDTEASDGAFVREDAGFRHWLTADGGPGPAGQRSFPAESGRYHLYVSLACPWAHRTLIFRQLKGLAPHIGVTVVSPDMREKGWVFDKPEPINGFDYMHQLYTMAKADYTGRVTVPVLWDKQTQTIVSNESSEIIRMLNTAFNHLTGNETDFYPPSLQDEIDRWNRFIYPAINNGVYRCGFATTQEAYNTAFDELFAALDTVEAHLATSRYLAGRTLTEADWRLFTTLIRFDAVYVGHFKCNRQRIADYPHLQGYLKELYQYPGVAETVNFDHIKRHYYFSHAMINPTGIVPKGPALDLQTPHHRDGL, from the coding sequence ATGGGAAAATTAGTTAAAGGGGTATGGCAGGATGTCTGGTATGACACTGAGGCCAGCGACGGAGCGTTTGTACGAGAAGATGCCGGTTTTCGCCACTGGCTGACGGCGGATGGTGGTCCCGGCCCGGCTGGGCAGCGGAGCTTTCCGGCTGAGTCCGGACGCTATCACCTGTATGTTTCGCTGGCTTGTCCCTGGGCCCATCGAACCCTGATTTTTCGCCAGCTCAAAGGCCTGGCACCGCATATCGGGGTCACGGTGGTCAGCCCGGACATGCGGGAAAAAGGCTGGGTATTTGACAAGCCGGAACCAATCAACGGCTTTGACTATATGCACCAGCTTTATACCATGGCCAAAGCGGATTATACAGGCCGGGTGACAGTACCGGTGCTGTGGGACAAGCAGACGCAGACTATCGTCAGCAATGAGTCTTCAGAAATTATCCGGATGCTGAACACGGCCTTCAATCATCTGACCGGCAATGAGACCGACTTCTACCCGCCGTCACTTCAGGATGAGATTGATCGCTGGAATCGGTTTATCTATCCGGCCATTAATAACGGCGTGTATCGTTGCGGTTTTGCGACGACCCAGGAAGCCTATAACACCGCATTTGATGAATTGTTCGCCGCCCTGGATACGGTGGAAGCGCACCTGGCCACCAGCCGCTATCTGGCTGGTCGTACCCTGACCGAGGCGGATTGGCGTCTGTTTACCACCTTGATCCGTTTTGATGCCGTGTATGTCGGCCACTTTAAATGTAACCGCCAGCGCATTGCCGATTACCCGCACTTGCAGGGATACCTGAAAGAGCTGTATCAGTATCCGGGGGTGGCAGAAACGGTTAACTTTGATCATATCAAGCGACACTATTACTTCAGCCATGCCATGATTAACCCAACCGGAATTGTGCCTAAAGGACCGGCGCTCGATTTGCAAACCCCCCATCACCGCGATGGTCTGTAG
- a CDS encoding response regulator produces the protein MAQNQYQQAHKKQPGKRQKILIIDDQRSAALCLKGQLQQLGTFRVDIALTYQQALDSCQQTHYDLLFVDYHLTHHFNGFELINLLRKRNYLSALSGLIMMSSDHSLEVVLTAMAAEPDSFITKPIALAPLKTKIAEVQAAIQARAPIYHTLGQAGVPAAIERCKQQLQRTGHDPKLESLLLDLLITAGQWQAVATLITHLKQYPPTHKLLLAEARLLHHQGQRQKAITLLEQLLHRSPLIIEAYDYLSHYQEENKQYYDALKTAETALAFTPGISHRALTAAQLAADLNRHEELIAAGRTLAERLPIMDISWIICFAEFTAIFEKLYFTQPSDKLRRQLRQALATIHRRALQRVTPYQMPFLISFGHLITCRLKLGTARSTITTRKARRRLMLGLAPYFDRIPRLPSVMLADALPALAHLGETRLVGEICRALKLRDQFDGHSRHRLDDLKTDQVLGEAVRNLERQLNFGAQALVSEPATALMTYEQVLSEYPLCTEAHLGRLESQLRLHVGSEQQLKLRQSLSVISESPLPAGLHQWRARLLNQIVTAQRSLPAWLCRLGQHYVRRTERYHEHIQPDRAMAS, from the coding sequence ATGGCACAGAATCAGTACCAGCAAGCTCACAAGAAGCAACCGGGAAAGCGACAAAAAATACTCATCATTGACGATCAGCGCTCAGCAGCACTGTGTCTGAAAGGGCAGCTTCAGCAGCTGGGAACATTCAGAGTCGATATTGCGCTCACCTACCAACAAGCACTCGATAGCTGCCAGCAGACCCACTATGATTTGCTGTTTGTCGACTACCACCTGACCCATCACTTCAATGGCTTTGAGCTGATCAACCTGCTGCGCAAGCGCAATTATCTTTCTGCGCTTTCCGGCCTGATCATGATGTCGAGCGATCATTCGCTGGAAGTGGTCCTCACCGCCATGGCCGCAGAGCCCGACAGCTTTATCACCAAACCGATTGCCCTGGCACCGCTAAAAACCAAAATCGCGGAAGTTCAGGCCGCGATCCAGGCTCGTGCCCCCATTTACCACACTTTAGGTCAGGCCGGGGTCCCGGCTGCCATTGAGCGCTGCAAACAGCAGCTACAGCGCACGGGACATGATCCGAAACTCGAAAGCCTGCTACTCGATTTGCTGATCACAGCCGGACAATGGCAAGCCGTCGCGACGCTGATCACCCACCTGAAACAGTATCCTCCCACCCATAAGCTGTTGCTGGCAGAGGCGAGGCTCCTGCACCATCAGGGTCAGCGCCAGAAAGCCATTACCTTACTGGAGCAGTTACTGCATCGCTCACCGCTGATCATCGAAGCTTACGACTATTTGTCTCACTATCAAGAAGAAAACAAACAGTATTATGACGCGCTGAAAACTGCGGAAACAGCCCTGGCATTTACCCCGGGGATCAGCCACCGCGCACTAACCGCCGCCCAGCTAGCCGCTGATCTCAATCGCCATGAAGAACTGATCGCCGCTGGCCGGACCCTGGCTGAACGACTGCCGATCATGGATATCAGCTGGATCATCTGCTTTGCCGAATTCACCGCTATTTTCGAAAAGCTCTATTTTACCCAACCGTCTGACAAACTGCGTCGCCAGTTGCGCCAGGCTCTGGCTACAATCCACCGCCGGGCACTCCAGCGCGTCACTCCGTATCAAATGCCGTTTCTGATCAGCTTTGGTCACCTCATCACTTGCCGGTTAAAGTTAGGAACCGCCCGATCAACCATCACGACCCGAAAAGCAAGACGCCGGCTGATGCTTGGCCTTGCTCCCTACTTTGACCGCATCCCCCGCCTCCCTTCGGTCATGCTGGCTGACGCCTTACCCGCCCTGGCTCATTTGGGGGAAACCCGGCTGGTTGGCGAGATATGCCGGGCTCTGAAGCTACGGGATCAATTTGATGGCCACAGCCGGCATCGCTTAGACGATCTCAAAACAGATCAGGTGCTGGGAGAAGCGGTGAGGAACCTTGAGCGCCAACTGAACTTCGGCGCTCAAGCCTTGGTGAGCGAGCCTGCCACCGCGTTGATGACCTATGAGCAGGTTCTCAGTGAGTACCCCCTTTGCACCGAAGCTCACCTGGGGCGACTAGAGAGCCAGCTACGTTTGCATGTAGGATCGGAGCAGCAACTCAAACTCCGCCAAAGCCTGAGTGTGATCAGCGAAAGTCCACTCCCCGCCGGGCTGCACCAGTGGCGCGCACGGCTACTCAACCAAATCGTCACAGCGCAGCGCTCGCTGCCGGCCTGGCTGTGCCGACTCGGCCAGCATTATGTTCGCCGTACCGAGCGCTATCATGAACACATCCAGCCAGACAGGGCGATGGCCAGCTAA
- the xthA gene encoding exodeoxyribonuclease III: MKVISFNINGLRARLHQLQAVIDKHQPDVIGLQEIKVHDEAFPLEAVEAMGYKVYFHGQKAHYGVAMLCKQAPLEVKRGFPTDDEDAQRRMIMATFEQANGKKVTILNGYFPQGDNISHEIKFPAKEKFYADLMTYLNNHHCNEEDLIVMGDINISPLDSDIGIGEANAKRWLKTGKCSFQPIEREWLKTLMDWGFVDTFRQLHPTVEDQFSWFDYRSRGFDDNRGLRIDVVLATPTLAQRCTEAGIDYELRGIEKPSDHAPIWSTFAG, from the coding sequence ATGAAAGTAATCTCATTTAACATCAACGGACTTCGCGCCCGCCTACACCAGCTACAAGCGGTGATCGACAAACACCAGCCGGATGTGATCGGCCTGCAAGAAATCAAAGTTCATGATGAAGCCTTCCCGCTTGAAGCGGTCGAAGCCATGGGTTACAAGGTGTATTTCCACGGCCAGAAAGCCCATTACGGGGTTGCCATGCTGTGCAAACAGGCGCCTCTGGAAGTGAAGCGCGGTTTCCCGACCGACGATGAAGATGCCCAGCGTCGGATGATTATGGCAACCTTTGAGCAAGCAAACGGCAAAAAGGTGACCATTCTCAACGGTTACTTCCCGCAAGGCGACAACATCAGCCATGAGATCAAATTCCCGGCCAAAGAAAAATTCTATGCCGACCTGATGACTTACCTCAATAACCATCATTGCAACGAAGAAGATCTGATTGTGATGGGCGACATCAATATCAGCCCGCTCGACAGTGATATCGGGATCGGTGAGGCCAATGCCAAGCGCTGGCTGAAAACAGGTAAATGCTCCTTCCAGCCCATCGAACGCGAATGGCTGAAGACCCTGATGGACTGGGGCTTTGTCGACACATTCCGTCAGCTACACCCGACAGTTGAAGATCAGTTCTCCTGGTTTGACTACCGATCCCGTGGCTTTGACGATAACCGCGGCCTGCGCATTGATGTGGTGTTGGCAACGCCAACCCTGGCCCAACGCTGCACCGAAGCCGGGATTGACTATGAACTACGAGGGATCGAGAAGCCATCCGACCATGCGCCAATCTGGTCGACCTTTGCCGGATAA
- a CDS encoding ABC transporter substrate-binding protein — translation MKKWILAAAVVSALGATSVQAKEWKVIRFGIEGAYPPFSWTEPNGELKGFDVDMANALCKELQAKCKIVAQDWDGIIPSLLARKYDAIIAAMSITEERKKKVDFTGKYALIPNKFVAKKGTELDFTKAGLKGVKVGVQRATTHDKYLTDNYGDSVSIVRYGSFDDAYLDLKAGRIATVLGDASALQEGLLNKPGGEGYEFIGPSLTDPQWFGEGFGIAVRKQDKDLTKKLDDAIQSLREKGEYQKIAAKYFAYDVYGE, via the coding sequence ATGAAAAAATGGATTTTGGCTGCGGCCGTGGTGTCCGCACTGGGTGCAACGTCAGTTCAGGCGAAAGAGTGGAAAGTGATTCGCTTCGGGATCGAAGGAGCTTATCCTCCGTTTAGCTGGACGGAGCCGAACGGTGAGCTGAAAGGCTTTGATGTCGACATGGCGAACGCCCTGTGTAAAGAGTTACAGGCAAAATGTAAAATCGTCGCTCAGGATTGGGACGGCATTATCCCGTCATTGTTGGCACGTAAGTACGATGCCATTATTGCCGCGATGTCGATCACCGAAGAGCGGAAGAAGAAAGTCGATTTTACCGGCAAATACGCCCTGATCCCGAACAAGTTCGTGGCCAAGAAAGGCACCGAGCTTGACTTTACCAAAGCTGGCCTTAAAGGGGTGAAAGTCGGGGTTCAGCGTGCGACGACCCATGATAAGTATCTGACCGACAACTACGGTGACTCGGTGTCGATCGTCCGTTATGGCTCATTTGATGATGCTTACCTGGATCTGAAAGCCGGCCGGATTGCGACTGTGCTGGGTGATGCATCGGCGTTGCAGGAAGGCTTGCTGAACAAGCCGGGCGGCGAAGGCTATGAGTTTATCGGTCCGTCATTGACAGATCCGCAGTGGTTTGGTGAAGGCTTCGGCATTGCCGTGCGCAAGCAGGATAAAGACCTGACCAAGAAGCTGGATGATGCCATCCAATCGCTACGCGAAAAAGGTGAGTACCAGAAAATTGCTGCCAAGTACTTTGCCTACGATGTGTACGGCGAGTAA
- a CDS encoding ABC transporter permease, with amino-acid sequence MDFSILTESWQLYLEGFYTTVWMVFVALVVGLIIAIPIGVARNSRIPVVSGPAWAFIYFFRGTPLLIQLYLIYYGLSQLIAVQGTLWQEAWFCALVAFVLNTSAYTAEIIRGAINSMPKGEIEAAKAYGMSPWQAFRRVILPSSMRRALPAYSNEVIFMVHGSAVAGIVTIVDLTGAARIVNSRYYAPFESFLFAGLCYMALTFAIIWCFRKLEGRWMRHLRPLS; translated from the coding sequence ATGGATTTTAGTATTCTGACAGAGAGCTGGCAGCTCTATTTAGAAGGGTTCTATACCACGGTCTGGATGGTGTTTGTGGCGCTGGTGGTCGGCCTGATCATTGCAATTCCTATTGGGGTCGCCAGGAACAGCCGGATCCCGGTGGTTTCAGGGCCGGCGTGGGCCTTTATTTACTTCTTTCGTGGCACACCGTTGTTGATCCAGCTGTACTTGATTTACTACGGCCTCAGTCAGCTGATTGCGGTGCAGGGCACCTTGTGGCAGGAAGCCTGGTTTTGCGCCCTGGTTGCTTTTGTTCTCAACACGTCGGCCTATACCGCAGAGATTATCCGCGGTGCGATCAATAGTATGCCGAAAGGGGAAATTGAAGCGGCGAAGGCTTACGGTATGAGCCCCTGGCAGGCGTTTCGCCGGGTGATTTTACCAAGCTCGATGCGTCGCGCGTTGCCAGCTTATAGTAACGAAGTGATCTTCATGGTGCATGGCTCGGCTGTGGCCGGGATTGTCACCATCGTGGATCTGACCGGGGCGGCTCGGATCGTCAACTCCCGGTACTATGCACCGTTTGAGTCATTCCTGTTTGCCGGTTTGTGCTACATGGCACTGACGTTCGCCATTATCTGGTGTTTCCGCAAACTGGAAGGCCGCTGGATGCGTCATTTGCGCCCGCTCAGCTGA
- a CDS encoding efflux RND transporter periplasmic adaptor subunit, whose protein sequence is MNMKKILVAALVTAALSGSGLFYWQQSSQAAEQPAPVRGGRQIPVTTQAVVAHPIRESLSLVGKLAAQRSVNIAAEVSAKVAQIAVSANDQVAKGALLVQLDDAKARAAYEEARAYLSDEKRKYREYQSLVKRGAVTQTELDAQLANVTIAEARLKAAKAALDDHALRAPFAGTVGLIDFSPGHMLTVGSELFSFDDLSTMRLDIQVPEQYLSFLREGMAVTATSQAWPDITFSGEIQAIDSRVQSDSLNIRVRVRFDNPDRKLKPGMLMAARLGFTPRDAAIVPVQALEYSGTKRFVYLVDEAGKARRTEVMLGTRVENEVVIKSGIQIGDRIVVQGLVNMRDGAQVNDLTVAPAAQAGQQHGEKA, encoded by the coding sequence TTGAACATGAAGAAAATACTTGTTGCTGCATTGGTGACGGCAGCGCTTTCGGGTAGTGGTCTTTTCTATTGGCAACAGAGCAGCCAGGCGGCCGAACAACCGGCACCAGTGCGGGGTGGCCGTCAAATCCCGGTGACGACGCAAGCCGTCGTGGCCCATCCGATCCGAGAGTCGCTGTCTCTGGTCGGGAAACTGGCTGCCCAGCGCTCGGTCAATATTGCCGCAGAGGTCTCTGCCAAGGTGGCACAGATAGCGGTGAGTGCCAACGACCAGGTGGCTAAAGGCGCGTTGCTGGTGCAACTCGATGATGCCAAAGCGCGCGCCGCTTATGAAGAAGCCCGCGCCTACCTGAGTGATGAAAAGCGTAAATACCGCGAATACCAGAGCCTGGTCAAACGTGGGGCGGTGACCCAGACCGAGCTCGATGCCCAACTGGCCAACGTGACGATTGCCGAAGCGCGACTGAAAGCGGCGAAAGCTGCGCTTGATGATCATGCGCTCCGGGCGCCGTTCGCCGGGACGGTCGGGCTGATTGATTTCAGTCCGGGCCACATGCTGACGGTCGGCAGCGAGTTGTTCTCTTTTGATGATTTGTCGACCATGCGGCTCGATATTCAGGTACCGGAGCAATATCTATCTTTCCTGCGTGAGGGGATGGCAGTGACGGCGACCAGCCAGGCCTGGCCGGATATCACCTTTAGTGGCGAGATCCAGGCGATTGATTCGCGGGTCCAGTCCGATTCGCTCAATATTCGGGTGCGGGTCCGGTTCGACAACCCGGACCGCAAGCTGAAACCGGGGATGCTGATGGCGGCACGGCTTGGGTTTACGCCGCGAGATGCGGCTATTGTCCCGGTGCAGGCGCTGGAATATTCCGGCACCAAACGCTTCGTCTACTTGGTCGATGAAGCCGGCAAAGCCCGGCGTACGGAGGTGATGCTGGGTACGCGGGTTGAGAACGAGGTGGTGATCAAATCTGGGATTCAGATTGGCGACCGGATTGTGGTGCAGGGGCTGGTCAATATGCGAGACGGTGCTCAGGTCAATGATCTGACCGTCGCTCCGGCGGCGCAGGCCGGGCAGCAACACGGAGAGAAAGCCTGA
- a CDS encoding GlsB/YeaQ/YmgE family stress response membrane protein, translating to MGILSWIILGLVAGALAKWLMPGKDGGGWLATMALGIAGAFVGGWVGSFIGLGPATGVNLGSLITATLGALILLFVYNKFLR from the coding sequence ATGGGCATTTTATCCTGGATTATTCTCGGGCTGGTTGCGGGGGCACTGGCAAAATGGCTGATGCCGGGCAAAGATGGCGGCGGCTGGCTTGCAACTATGGCACTGGGGATTGCCGGGGCTTTTGTCGGCGGCTGGGTGGGGAGTTTTATTGGCCTCGGGCCAGCTACCGGGGTGAATCTCGGCAGCCTGATCACCGCGACGCTGGGGGCGCTGATCCTGCTGTTTGTCTATAACAAGTTTCTGCGGTGA